From the genome of Streptomyces sp. V1I1, one region includes:
- a CDS encoding DNA polymerase III subunit alpha has product MGFTHVHVASGYSARYGASHPEDLVRRAVERGMSALALTDRDTVTGVVRFAKAAMEHGIRPVFGIDLAVAPLASVRAQRRRTPVRGGAHVLEQPLRLVLLAENRTGWARLCRLTSAAHQQPHGEPPVVSWEALREHAGEGLIALLGPVSEPVRALSAGRPDIAEQLLGPWRDIFGTGLRLEAVWHGLSGTEPGSLRLAARTLQLADQAHIPAVLTNATRYADPGQHRLADVLDAARLLRPIDCHRLDTGERWLKSPAAMTDAASRIAEAAGTGERRVRRLLADTEATAARCVLDPVADLGLGTPHFPEPEVVGAGGGAGEASRLLRERCEAGMVRRGLDRDTAALQRLEEELAVIAELRYDTYFLTVAQVVADIREMGIRVAARGSGAGSMVNHALMIATANPLDHRLLFERFLSVRRASLPDIDIDVESARRLEVYDKIIDRFGLERVAVTAMPETYRARHALRDAGLALGIAPSDVDRIAKSFPHIRACDITAALAELPELKQLASEAAPFRLMFELAEGLDKLPRGIAMHPCGVILTNTSLLDRLPVQPTPGGYPMVQADKEDVEDLGLIKLDVLGVRMQSAMAHATTEIQRTTGDTIDLDDPRQVPLDDFFAFRLIQASETLGLFQLESPGQMDLLSRLQPRNVQDVVADISLFRPGPVAGGMPEQYIAARHGKAPSYPHSDLEPVLSDTYGVVIWHEQIIDIVATLTGCDRALADIARRALGDTERMPEVRAWFLKEASARGYPSDVLDKVWDTLEAFGAYGFCRAHAVAFAVPALQSAWLKAHHPAALYAGLLEHDPGMWPKRVIVADARRHNVAVLPVDINHSKPTHTIEQAPDGTWGVRLSLSGVRGINEGEVSRIAAGQPYTSLSDLWQRARPNRPTAERLVSIGALDALRGALSRRDLLLNIAELHRQYRGRRHDDGQLPLHTGDEAAGQAAGLPEMTSREALSSELQILGIDVSQHLMDHHHQLLRELGATDAAHLRALRPGRRVLVAGVRASTQTPPIRSGKRIIFVTLEDGSGMVDLAFFEDSHDACAHTIFHSGLLLVRGTIQRRGGRNTITGTMVWDLDKLAAARRDHGPEAVHRLLGPDATPTPATPTARGDAPQRTITQETGAELHPWADLQPAGQRSADLKALGYTSPGSAG; this is encoded by the coding sequence ATGGGTTTTACCCACGTGCACGTCGCGTCCGGCTACTCCGCCCGGTACGGGGCCTCCCACCCCGAGGACCTGGTGCGGCGGGCAGTCGAGCGCGGCATGAGCGCGCTGGCGCTGACCGACCGGGATACCGTCACCGGCGTCGTGCGGTTCGCGAAGGCGGCGATGGAGCACGGCATCCGCCCAGTCTTCGGCATCGACCTGGCCGTCGCTCCGCTGGCTTCTGTCCGTGCGCAGCGCCGCCGTACCCCGGTGCGCGGCGGCGCCCACGTGCTCGAGCAGCCGTTGCGGTTGGTGCTGCTCGCCGAGAACCGGACCGGCTGGGCGCGGTTGTGCCGCCTGACCTCCGCCGCCCACCAGCAGCCGCACGGCGAGCCGCCCGTGGTGTCCTGGGAGGCGCTGCGCGAGCACGCGGGCGAGGGACTGATCGCGCTGCTCGGGCCGGTCTCCGAACCGGTCCGTGCCCTGTCCGCGGGCCGACCGGACATCGCTGAGCAGCTGCTTGGCCCCTGGCGCGACATCTTCGGGACCGGGCTGCGGCTCGAGGCAGTGTGGCACGGCCTGTCCGGCACCGAGCCCGGCTCGCTGCGCCTGGCCGCCCGAACCCTCCAACTCGCCGACCAGGCGCACATCCCCGCCGTGCTGACCAATGCCACCCGGTACGCCGACCCTGGCCAGCACCGGCTTGCCGATGTCCTGGACGCGGCCCGGCTGCTGCGCCCCATCGACTGTCACCGGCTCGATACCGGGGAGCGCTGGCTCAAGTCCCCGGCCGCGATGACCGACGCCGCCTCCCGTATCGCCGAAGCCGCGGGCACGGGAGAGCGGCGGGTCCGCCGTCTGCTCGCCGACACCGAAGCGACGGCCGCACGGTGCGTGCTCGATCCGGTCGCGGACCTGGGCCTGGGCACACCCCATTTCCCCGAACCGGAGGTGGTCGGCGCTGGTGGGGGAGCGGGGGAGGCATCCCGGCTGCTGCGTGAGCGGTGCGAGGCAGGCATGGTCCGCCGCGGCCTCGACCGTGACACTGCGGCCCTCCAGCGCCTGGAGGAGGAGCTCGCCGTCATCGCCGAGCTCCGCTATGACACCTATTTCCTGACTGTCGCCCAAGTCGTCGCCGATATACGGGAGATGGGCATCCGGGTCGCGGCCCGTGGCTCCGGCGCGGGCAGCATGGTCAATCACGCGTTGATGATCGCCACCGCGAACCCCTTGGATCACCGGCTGCTCTTTGAGCGCTTTCTATCCGTGCGGCGCGCCTCGCTGCCGGACATCGACATCGACGTGGAGTCTGCACGTCGGCTGGAGGTCTACGACAAGATCATCGACCGGTTCGGGCTGGAGCGGGTCGCGGTCACCGCTATGCCGGAGACGTACCGGGCACGGCACGCGCTGCGCGACGCCGGGCTGGCACTGGGCATCGCGCCATCGGATGTGGACCGGATCGCCAAATCGTTTCCGCACATCCGGGCCTGCGACATCACCGCCGCGCTCGCTGAACTGCCGGAGCTGAAGCAACTGGCAAGCGAGGCGGCGCCGTTCCGGCTCATGTTCGAGCTCGCCGAAGGCCTCGACAAACTGCCGCGCGGCATCGCTATGCACCCCTGCGGCGTGATCCTCACGAACACCTCGCTGCTGGACCGGCTGCCGGTGCAGCCGACCCCGGGCGGCTATCCGATGGTGCAGGCCGACAAGGAAGACGTAGAAGACCTCGGCCTCATCAAACTGGATGTGCTCGGGGTGCGCATGCAGTCCGCGATGGCGCACGCCACCACCGAGATTCAGCGCACCACCGGCGACACCATCGACCTGGATGACCCGCGGCAGGTGCCGCTGGATGATTTCTTCGCGTTCAGACTCATCCAGGCCTCCGAGACCCTGGGCCTGTTCCAGCTCGAATCGCCCGGACAGATGGACCTGCTCAGCAGGCTGCAGCCGCGCAATGTCCAGGACGTCGTCGCCGACATCAGCCTGTTCCGGCCAGGCCCGGTGGCCGGCGGCATGCCGGAGCAGTACATCGCCGCCCGCCACGGCAAAGCCCCCAGCTACCCGCACTCCGATCTCGAACCGGTGCTGTCCGATACGTACGGGGTGGTGATCTGGCACGAGCAGATCATCGACATCGTCGCCACCCTGACCGGCTGCGACCGGGCGCTCGCCGACATCGCCCGCCGCGCCCTCGGCGATACGGAGCGCATGCCCGAGGTCCGCGCCTGGTTCCTCAAAGAGGCCTCCGCCCGCGGCTACCCGTCCGACGTGCTGGACAAGGTGTGGGACACGCTGGAGGCGTTTGGCGCCTACGGCTTCTGCCGCGCCCATGCGGTCGCCTTCGCCGTCCCGGCCCTGCAGTCGGCCTGGCTGAAGGCCCATCATCCAGCCGCCCTGTATGCGGGCTTGCTCGAGCACGACCCGGGCATGTGGCCCAAGAGGGTCATCGTGGCCGACGCTCGCCGCCACAACGTCGCGGTGCTGCCCGTCGACATCAACCACTCCAAGCCCACGCACACCATCGAACAGGCCCCGGACGGCACCTGGGGAGTGCGCCTGTCCCTGTCCGGCGTTCGCGGCATCAACGAGGGCGAGGTTTCCCGGATCGCCGCCGGCCAGCCCTACACGTCCCTGTCTGACCTGTGGCAGCGCGCCCGCCCCAACCGGCCGACCGCCGAACGCCTCGTCAGCATCGGCGCCCTGGACGCGCTGCGCGGCGCCCTCTCCCGCCGCGATCTGCTGCTGAACATCGCCGAGCTCCACCGCCAGTACCGCGGACGCCGCCACGATGACGGGCAGCTCCCGCTCCACACCGGCGACGAGGCGGCCGGGCAGGCAGCCGGGCTGCCGGAGATGACCAGCCGCGAAGCCCTCAGCTCGGAACTGCAGATCCTCGGCATCGACGTGTCGCAGCATCTGATGGACCACCACCATCAGCTGCTGCGCGAGCTCGGTGCCACCGACGCCGCCCACCTGCGTGCACTGCGCCCAGGCCGGCGCGTTCTGGTGGCGGGCGTGCGGGCCTCCACCCAGACGCCGCCCATCCGAAGCGGCAAGCGGATCATCTTCGTCACCCTCGAAGACGGCTCCGGCATGGTCGACCTGGCCTTCTTCGAAGACAGCCACGACGCCTGCGCGCACACGATCTTCCACAGCGGGCTGCTCCTGGTCCGCGGCACCATCCAGCGCCGCGGCGGCCGCAACACGATCACCGGCACCATGGTCTGGGACCTCGACAAACTTGCCGCCGCCCGCCGCGACCACGGCCCCGAAGCCGTTCATCGCCTCCTCGGCCCCGACGCCACCCCCACCCCGGCCACGCCGACGGCCAGGGGCGATGCGCCGCAGCGCACCATCACACAGGAGACCGGAGCCGAACTGCACCCGTGGGCCGACCTGCAGCCGGCCGGGCAGCGTTCCGCCGACCTCAAAGCCCTCGGCTACACGAGTCCAGGAAGCGCCGGGTGA
- a CDS encoding actin depolymerization factor/cofilin-like domain-containing protein: MSSGIPGVEDSCISAFQELKSKREINTVIYRLSDNLETVILDFKGNLTHDELLESLPAAEPRFVVYDLVFATSDGSRREMIVMISWSPETTEIKQRMVHSSSYDTLRNMLDGVQVYVQATELSDVEYDALVSRAS, translated from the coding sequence GTGAGCAGTGGTATCCCAGGAGTGGAAGACAGCTGTATCAGCGCATTCCAGGAGCTGAAGAGCAAGCGGGAGATCAACACAGTGATCTACCGGCTCAGTGACAATCTGGAGACCGTCATCCTCGACTTCAAGGGGAACCTGACGCACGACGAACTACTGGAGTCTCTGCCAGCCGCCGAGCCTCGGTTTGTCGTCTACGACCTGGTCTTCGCGACGTCGGACGGGAGCCGGAGGGAGATGATTGTGATGATCTCCTGGTCCCCCGAGACCACGGAGATCAAGCAGAGGATGGTGCACTCCTCCAGCTACGACACACTCCGGAACATGCTCGACGGTGTCCAGGTCTACGTACAGGCCACGGAGCTGTCCGACGTGGAGTACGACGCACTCGTATCCCGGGCTTCTTGA
- a CDS encoding glutathione S-transferase family protein: protein MSYVSPGGKYSRDSRYITTRITTDGRDGFPVEPGRYRLVVSRACPWASRAVIVRRLLGLERALPMAVAGPIHDERSWTFDLDPGGRDPVLGIERLQQAYFRRDPGYDRGITVPAIVDVPTGKVVTNHFPQITIDMSLEWMLYHRDGAPALYPPALRSEIDAVNEVVYKDVNNGVYRAGFAGSQESYAEAYERLFARLEWLSKRLVRSRYLVGDTITEADVRLFTSLVRFDAVYHGHFKCNRHKLSEMPVLWAYTRDLFQTPGFGDTVDFDHIKRHYYTVHRDINPTRIVPAGPDLTNWLEPHDRAALGGRPFGDGTSPKPVTPEEAVPADHTPLAW, encoded by the coding sequence GTGAGCTATGTGAGTCCCGGCGGGAAGTACTCGCGCGACAGCCGGTACATCACCACCCGGATCACCACCGACGGACGCGACGGCTTTCCTGTGGAGCCCGGCCGCTACCGGCTGGTGGTCAGTCGCGCCTGTCCGTGGGCAAGCCGGGCGGTGATCGTACGGCGGCTCCTCGGCCTGGAGAGGGCGCTGCCGATGGCCGTCGCCGGGCCCATCCACGACGAGCGCAGCTGGACGTTCGACCTCGACCCGGGCGGCCGCGACCCGGTGCTCGGGATCGAGCGGCTCCAGCAGGCGTACTTCCGCCGCGACCCGGGCTACGACCGGGGCATCACGGTGCCGGCGATCGTCGATGTGCCAACGGGCAAGGTGGTGACCAACCACTTCCCGCAGATCACGATTGACATGTCGCTGGAGTGGATGCTGTACCACCGCGACGGAGCGCCGGCGCTCTACCCGCCCGCGCTGCGGTCGGAGATCGACGCGGTGAACGAGGTGGTCTACAAGGACGTGAACAACGGCGTCTACCGGGCCGGGTTCGCCGGGTCGCAGGAGTCGTACGCCGAGGCGTACGAGCGCCTGTTCGCCCGGCTCGAGTGGCTCTCCAAGCGGCTTGTACGGTCCCGCTATCTTGTCGGCGACACGATCACCGAGGCGGACGTGCGGCTGTTCACCTCGCTCGTGCGCTTCGACGCCGTCTACCACGGCCACTTCAAATGCAACCGGCACAAGCTTTCCGAGATGCCGGTGCTGTGGGCGTACACGCGGGACCTGTTCCAGACGCCCGGCTTCGGTGACACGGTCGACTTCGACCACATCAAGCGGCACTACTACACGGTGCACCGCGACATCAACCCGACCAGGATCGTGCCGGCTGGCCCGGACCTGACGAACTGGCTCGAGCCGCACGATCGCGCAGCGCTGGGCGGGCGGCCGTTCGGCGACGGCACGTCGCCCAAGCCGGTCACGCCCGAGGAGGCAGTGCCGGCCGACCATACGCCGCTGGCATGGTGA
- a CDS encoding ATP-dependent DNA ligase, translating to MTITPPVAPMLALAVPQLPGPAALPGGTVFEPKYDGYRMLVFAHAGHVYLQSRNLRELTSLFPEIADAAAALCEDVVLDGEAVIHPGGRLDFTALQKRMGRRPGTVAQLAAKQPAHFIAFDLLELEGTQMFNWPYRERRAALEFLFQGHGLHAPWALTPPTTDHRQAERWLQKRAGTGVEGVVAKGADQPYLPGRRGWRKIRARNTAEAIIGAVTGLFTHPTTLLLGRYTSSGGLRLVARSMPLSPPLQRELGRLLSPAGREHPWQDVRISSQGGSREPLSFTCVAPHFVAEFLGETAIGAGRWRHPVQVQRIRTDLAPQDVPAADENPEPAP from the coding sequence GTGACGATCACTCCCCCCGTGGCGCCGATGCTCGCTCTCGCTGTCCCGCAACTGCCCGGGCCCGCAGCGTTGCCCGGCGGCACGGTGTTCGAGCCGAAGTACGACGGCTACCGGATGCTCGTCTTCGCGCACGCCGGTCACGTGTATCTGCAGTCGCGGAACCTGCGCGAACTGACGTCCCTGTTCCCGGAGATCGCCGACGCAGCGGCAGCCTTGTGCGAGGACGTCGTACTGGACGGCGAGGCCGTGATCCACCCGGGCGGCCGACTGGACTTCACCGCCCTGCAGAAGCGGATGGGCCGCCGGCCGGGCACCGTCGCGCAGCTGGCCGCGAAGCAGCCCGCACACTTCATCGCCTTCGATCTCCTCGAGCTCGAAGGCACCCAGATGTTCAACTGGCCCTACCGGGAGCGGCGCGCCGCACTCGAGTTCTTGTTTCAGGGACACGGGCTGCACGCCCCGTGGGCTCTCACCCCTCCCACTACCGATCACCGACAGGCAGAGCGGTGGCTTCAAAAACGGGCAGGCACTGGGGTGGAAGGGGTCGTGGCCAAAGGGGCCGACCAGCCGTATCTGCCCGGGCGCCGCGGCTGGCGCAAGATCCGCGCCCGGAACACTGCGGAGGCCATCATCGGAGCTGTTACCGGTCTCTTCACCCATCCCACCACGCTGCTGCTCGGCCGCTACACCTCCAGTGGTGGCCTGCGCCTGGTCGCCCGCAGCATGCCGCTGTCGCCTCCCCTTCAGCGCGAGCTCGGTCGCCTGCTGTCCCCCGCCGGCCGCGAGCATCCCTGGCAGGACGTGCGCATCTCTTCCCAAGGGGGCAGCCGAGAGCCACTGTCCTTCACCTGCGTGGCACCGCATTTCGTCGCCGAGTTCCTCGGCGAAACCGCTATCGGCGCCGGCAGGTGGCGCCATCCGGTACAGGTGCAGCGGATCAGGACCGATCTCGCGCCCCAAGACGTGCCCGCCGCCGACGAGAACCCGGAACCCGCGCCATGA
- a CDS encoding GlsB/YeaQ/YmgE family stress response membrane protein: MGIIAWILIGLLAGMIAKLLMPGKDPGGIIITMLIGIAGGLLGGWLGKVIFGVDSIDGFFDLSTWVAAIVGSLILLVLYRLITGNRRSHRHA; encoded by the coding sequence ATGGGCATCATCGCCTGGATACTCATCGGCTTGCTCGCCGGAATGATCGCCAAGCTCCTGATGCCTGGCAAGGACCCCGGCGGCATCATCATCACCATGCTCATCGGTATTGCCGGCGGCCTTCTCGGAGGCTGGCTCGGCAAGGTCATCTTCGGCGTCGACTCGATCGACGGCTTCTTCGACCTCTCCACGTGGGTCGCGGCGATCGTCGGCTCCCTGATCCTGCTCGTCCTCTACCGGCTCATCACCGGAAACAGGCGCTCCCACCGGCACGCCTGA
- a CDS encoding DUF6381 family protein → MSDSGESGSHVRQLRQEAEGLKQEAEGATDPGERQRLQDKARKLLAQSEQESAMAAGDIYPQE, encoded by the coding sequence ATGAGCGATTCAGGCGAATCCGGGAGTCACGTCCGTCAGCTGCGACAGGAAGCCGAGGGACTGAAACAGGAGGCGGAAGGGGCGACCGACCCGGGCGAGCGCCAGCGGCTCCAGGACAAGGCGCGCAAGCTGCTTGCGCAGAGCGAGCAGGAGAGCGCCATGGCCGCGGGGGACATTTACCCCCAGGAGTAG
- a CDS encoding SRPBCC family protein, with protein MSTVKESVEVEVPLSTAYNQWTQFEEFPKFMEGVEEVTQLDDVHNHWTTKIGGVRREFDTEIVDQLPDERIAWRTISGDTKQMGMVRFQRLDDTHTRVELVMDVEPTGVTDKTASAVGVIDRRVKGDMRRFKEYIEQRGGESGSWRGRVSPA; from the coding sequence ATGAGCACGGTGAAGGAATCGGTCGAGGTCGAGGTTCCCCTCAGCACCGCTTACAACCAGTGGACGCAGTTCGAGGAATTCCCGAAGTTCATGGAAGGCGTCGAGGAGGTGACCCAGCTCGACGACGTCCACAACCACTGGACTACCAAGATCGGTGGCGTACGGCGGGAATTCGACACCGAGATCGTCGACCAGCTGCCGGACGAGCGCATCGCCTGGCGGACGATCAGCGGCGACACGAAGCAGATGGGGATGGTCCGCTTCCAGCGCCTGGACGACACGCACACCCGCGTGGAGCTCGTGATGGACGTCGAGCCGACCGGGGTGACGGACAAGACTGCGTCCGCGGTCGGGGTGATCGACCGGCGGGTCAAGGGCGACATGCGGCGCTTCAAGGAGTACATCGAGCAGCGCGGTGGGGAATCCGGTTCGTGGCGAGGCCGCGTCAGCCCGGCCTAA
- a CDS encoding CBS domain-containing protein yields MTTAREIMTAGTECIGAEETVLLAAQKMTELGVGALPICGTDNKLKGMLTDRDIVVKVLGAGKDPGQTKAGELAQGEAVTIGADDDAGEILRTMASHKVRRLPVIDGHDLVGMVAQADVARALPDPQVGDLLEALSTD; encoded by the coding sequence GTGACGACCGCGCGAGAGATCATGACTGCCGGTACCGAGTGCATCGGTGCCGAGGAAACCGTACTGCTGGCGGCGCAGAAGATGACCGAGCTCGGTGTCGGCGCGCTGCCGATCTGCGGCACCGACAACAAGCTCAAAGGCATGCTGACGGACCGCGACATTGTGGTGAAGGTTTTGGGCGCGGGTAAGGACCCCGGGCAGACGAAGGCAGGCGAACTCGCCCAGGGCGAGGCGGTGACCATCGGAGCCGACGACGACGCAGGCGAGATTCTGCGCACCATGGCCAGCCACAAGGTGCGCCGGCTACCGGTCATCGACGGCCACGACTTGGTCGGCATGGTCGCCCAGGCCGACGTCGCCCGCGCTCTGCCCGACCCCCAAGTCGGCGACCTCCTCGAGGCCCTGTCCACCGACTGA
- a CDS encoding PRC-barrel domain containing protein, with amino-acid sequence MSEDIWGYRPGAGYQKGIDLIGYKVEATDGSIGKIDKHSEDVGSSHVVVDTGIWIFGKHVLLPAGTIERIDRAGETVFVNRTKDQIKDAPEFDEAKYTGEPSYLEQFARYYGQPHM; translated from the coding sequence GTGAGCGAAGACATCTGGGGTTATAGACCGGGCGCGGGATATCAGAAGGGGATCGACCTCATCGGTTACAAGGTCGAGGCCACTGATGGCAGCATCGGCAAGATCGACAAGCACTCCGAAGACGTTGGTTCCTCCCACGTCGTTGTCGATACCGGTATCTGGATTTTCGGCAAGCACGTGCTGCTGCCCGCCGGGACCATCGAGCGCATCGACAGGGCCGGGGAAACGGTCTTTGTCAACCGGACGAAGGATCAGATCAAAGACGCGCCCGAATTCGACGAGGCCAAGTACACCGGCGAGCCCAGCTACCTGGAGCAGTTCGCCCGGTACTACGGCCAGCCGCACATGTAG
- a CDS encoding aminotransferase class I/II-fold pyridoxal phosphate-dependent enzyme — protein MDHSRVPVLDALEDFRGRGDVVYGPPGHKQGRGVDPRVLQILGEDLFRADVLMLNGLDDRRLSQKVLTRAEELMADAVRAEHAFFSTCGSSLSVRTAMLAVAGPGEKLLVSRNTHKSAVAGLIISGVEPVWVHPHFDRERHLAHPPEPEDVRRALQDHPDAKGMLLITPTDWGTCADTTGVAHVVHERDLPLIVDEAWGAHLPFHHGLPTWGMDADADLVVTSVHKMGGAIEQSSVFHLQGDRVSATVLKQREDVLGTTSSSSLVYASLDGWRRQMVEQGTALLESALQRARRIRSEIAALPGMRLLGAEVLGAGGAADLDPLRITVDVRSLGISGMQAAEWMRTACHVDVGASDTVRVNGQITHADDDETEYRFVDAFRRLIDAADSLEPRPDVALPEPEAFELEQAVPTRRAFFADAEQVPAQNAVGRVAAEMASPYPPGVPAIAPGEVINQDVVDYLRSGVQAGMLIPDAADPTMETIRVMTL, from the coding sequence ATGGACCACTCCCGGGTCCCGGTACTGGACGCTCTGGAGGATTTCCGCGGCCGGGGCGACGTCGTGTACGGACCGCCTGGCCATAAGCAGGGCCGCGGTGTCGATCCCCGGGTGCTGCAGATCCTCGGTGAAGACCTGTTCCGAGCGGATGTGCTGATGCTCAACGGTCTCGACGATCGCCGCCTCTCCCAGAAAGTGCTGACCCGGGCCGAGGAGTTGATGGCCGACGCCGTACGCGCGGAGCACGCATTCTTCTCCACCTGCGGCAGTTCCCTCTCGGTTAGGACCGCGATGCTGGCGGTGGCCGGCCCCGGAGAGAAACTGCTGGTCTCCCGCAATACCCACAAGTCGGCGGTCGCGGGTCTGATCATCAGCGGCGTCGAACCTGTCTGGGTGCACCCGCACTTCGACCGCGAGCGCCATCTGGCCCACCCTCCCGAGCCGGAGGATGTACGGCGTGCTCTGCAGGACCATCCGGATGCCAAGGGCATGCTGCTGATCACACCGACCGACTGGGGCACGTGCGCCGATACAACAGGCGTCGCCCACGTGGTTCACGAGCGTGATCTCCCGCTCATCGTCGACGAGGCATGGGGTGCGCACCTGCCGTTCCACCACGGGCTGCCGACGTGGGGCATGGATGCCGACGCCGATCTAGTCGTCACAAGCGTGCACAAGATGGGTGGGGCCATCGAGCAGAGTTCTGTTTTCCATCTTCAAGGCGACCGAGTGTCGGCGACGGTGCTCAAGCAGCGCGAGGACGTGCTCGGCACCACAAGCTCCTCCTCGCTCGTGTACGCGTCGCTCGACGGCTGGCGCCGGCAGATGGTAGAGCAGGGCACCGCGTTGCTGGAGTCCGCATTGCAGCGGGCGCGCAGGATCCGCTCCGAGATCGCCGCTCTGCCCGGTATGCGGCTGCTCGGCGCGGAGGTGCTCGGCGCGGGCGGTGCCGCCGACTTAGATCCGCTGCGGATCACGGTCGATGTGCGCTCGCTGGGCATCAGCGGCATGCAGGCCGCCGAGTGGATGCGCACAGCCTGCCATGTGGACGTCGGCGCTTCGGACACGGTCCGGGTGAACGGACAGATCACCCATGCAGACGACGACGAAACTGAGTACCGCTTCGTCGACGCCTTCCGGCGGCTCATCGACGCGGCCGACAGCCTGGAACCCCGCCCGGACGTGGCACTGCCGGAACCGGAAGCTTTCGAACTCGAACAAGCTGTGCCAACGCGCCGGGCCTTCTTCGCCGACGCCGAGCAGGTCCCGGCCCAGAATGCGGTGGGCCGTGTCGCCGCCGAGATGGCCAGTCCCTACCCGCCAGGTGTACCCGCGATCGCACCCGGCGAGGTAATCAACCAGGACGTGGTGGACTACCTCCGCAGCGGCGTCCAGGCGGGCATGCTGATCCCGGATGCCGCCGACCCCACGATGGAGACCATCCGCGTGATGACCCTCTGA